From Corynebacterium pseudotuberculosis:
TGTTGCGACGCATAATCGCCCATAATCACGGGGTATGTTTGCCCGCTAGCAGGAACTCCCACGCCGACAGGCTCCACATGCATATCATCGGCAACCTCTATGATCTGTGGTTTTGCCGCCCACACGCCGTCACGGCCCAACGTCTCATGTACCTGCTGGGAAATATGCGGCAGATAGGGAGTCAACAGCACATTGCAGTCTGAGACTACTTGCAGCGCCGTCCACAAAACCGTAGCTAGGCGCTCACGCTGAGTCTCGTCTTTAGCGAGCTTCCATGGTTCTTGTTCCGCAATATAAGCGTTCGCTTCACCCACCACATGCATTGCATGCGTAATCCCCTGTTTAAAACGTGAGTGTGCAAGAGCGTCCCCAACAACCTCAAAGGCTTCAGCAGAAAGCTTGAGAATCCGTTGGTCCGACTCGGTCAGCTCACCTGGAGTTGGCACCTCACCGAAATTCTTGTAAGCCATGGAAACAGTGCGGTTTACAAGGTTGCCCCAACCATTGGCCAGCTCGTTGTTTACGCGGCGGACGAACTCATCCCACGTAAAATCGGTGTCATTATTCTCTGGCCCCGCAACGGCAATGAAATATCGCAATGGGTCTGGACCAAATTCCCTAAGGAAGTCCTTGACATAAATAACAATGCCTTTAGAGGAAGAGAACTTAGAGCCGGACATAGTAAGGAACTCAGAAGACACCACTTCCGTAGGAAGGTTAAGCTCCCCAAAAGTATGCAGTTTGCCGGCCCTAGCGCCCTTTCCTTGATACCCCAAAAGCTCAGCCGGCCAGATCTGAGAATGGAAAGTGATGTTATCTTTACCCATGAAGTAATAACTTGAGGCAGCGGGATCAGTCCACCATTCTTTCCACGCATCCGGCTTTCCAATGCGATATGCCCACTCAATCGACGCAGATAAGTAACCGACGACCGCGTCGAACCAAACATAGAGTTTCTTAGCGCCGTTGTCTTCCCACCCTTCAACTGGGATAGGGATTCCCCAGTCAATATCACGGCTCATAGCCCGAGGGCGCAGGTCTTCCAAAAGATTCAAGGAGAATTTGAGAACGTTCGGGCGCCAGTCCTGACGCTCCTTGAGCCAATCAGCCAGAGCATCTGCCAGTGCAGAAAGATCAAGGAGGAAATGCTCAGTCTCAATGAACTGTGGCGTCTCGCCGTTGATCTTTGAAACCGGGTTAATCAAATCCGCTGGATCCAATTGATTTCCACAATTATCGCACTGATCTCCGCGTGCCCCGTCCGCGCCACAGATAGGGCACGTGCCCTCAATATAGCGATCAGGAAGCGTGCGCCCTGTGGAGGGAGAAACAGCGCCCATGGTGGTCTCTTTTATCATGTAGCCGTTTTCATAGAGCCCTTTAAAGAGCTCTTGAACAACCGAATAATGATTCCTTGTAGTTGTACGGGTAAAGAGATCATAGGACAGTCCCAAGCCTGCGAGATCTTCAACGATCTGTCGGTTATACCGATCAGCGAGTTCTTTGACAGACACTCCTTCTTTGTCTGCTTGAACCAAAAGCGGAGTACCGTGCTCATCCGTACCGGAGACCATAAGCACGTCTGCACCGGCCATTCGCTGATAGCGAGCGAAAACATCCGAGGGGACACCAAACCCTGCCACATGTCCAATGTGGCGAGGTCCATTGGCATAAGGCCAAGCAACAGAAACGAGCACACGGTTAGTCATGGTTACTTACCTTAATTTATCTATGCCCGTCCGCGTGATTCGAGGACCGCATCATAGAGTTCTTTCTTGCTCACACCATGCTCCTGCGCCACAACCGCGCTTGCTTCTTTTAGTCGTCTACCTGCACAAACAAGGTTTTCCACGGGATCTACAAGCTCACGAACATCCCTTACTTCTATATGGCGAGCTCCCTCAATAACAACGCTGATTTCCCCTTTCACGCCAGCGCTAGCCCACTGAGCCAGTTCTCTTAGCCCGCCTCTTTTTACTTCTTCATATGTTTTAGTCAATTCCCGTGTCACCGCTGCGCGACGATGATCGCCAAGAATTTCTGCCGCAGCAGCGAGGGTATCTGCAATCCGATGCGGGGACTCGAAGAAACATACAGAGCGTTTCTCATTTTTCAGTGATTCTAACCAGGCTCTTCTTTGACCTTGCTTACGCGGGGCAAAACCATCGAAGGCAAAGTGCCCCACGTGCAGACCAGATAGCGCGAGTGCTGTAGGAACAGCCGAAGGCCCAGGAAAGCATGTAACTGGAACTCCCGCCTCATGCGCAGCTTCCACGAGGGGAAACCCTGGGTCTGAAACGATGGGCATCCCTGCATCAGTGATCACTACTACTGATTGTGTCCGAGCTAGGTCTACTAGGTAGTGAGCTCGTTCCGACTCATTATGGTCAAAATTACTCACAACTTTGCCGCTGATCTCCACTCCAAGTGCCGCTGCTAAGGCACGGGTTCGTCGAGTATCTTCTGCTGCAATAACATCCCCCTGGGCTAACGCCTGAATAAGCCGAAATGAAGCGTCCCCGATGTTTCCCAGCGGAGTAGCCACTACGATAATCCCACGCGGTAACGGCGCTAGGGCGTCCCATATAGCTGATGCGCTCGACACGATCTGAGAGGTTGGTTCCTCAATACTCATGATTCTTAGTCTCCCATAAACCACAGGTTTCCTGCTTCTTCCTACTCAAGAAGACTCCTATACGCACAACACAGGCCCCATCCGATCCCGTATATAAGATCAGATGGGGCCCACACTTACCTTTTTGGTTTTCTACAGCGCTCTATGCGCTTTCTACACAGTAGGCAATTTTTTCGGGGTAGTAACTATGGGATCAACTTGTGGCACTTCTGCAACAGCAGATTCCATGGGCGCCTCTGCGACCTCTTCTTCTATACCTTTAACGGGTTCTGTTTGGGGCTCTTCATCTTTTTCTGACTCTGGATCATGGAAGGTACTTAGGTCTTCCAATTCACTCATGGGGCGAGCATGCGATGGTAATCCCAATGTGCTTTCTTCAACGCTAATGGTGGAATCCGTAAATTCCACGGGCTGATAAGAAAACTCGTTATTCTCTTCGAATAATTTTTCTGCAGAAATCTCCGCATCCGGTATGGATTCATCTACAAATTCATCGCGAAGGCTCTCTGTGAGTTCTTCTCGCTCCAGATTAGATTCAGTGGTGTAGCGATCAAGCAAACGAGCTTGTTTGGAGCTAAAACGCTGAGTCGGATCCAGCTTCCTACGGAACAGGTCATGAATTTTCTCGCGCCGCTCGCGCTCCTCACGAATCTTGGCAAAACCACGTATCCAAGCACCGGCGACAACAACCACAAGAAGAATTCCTAGGTATCCAAGCGTGGGATATACCAAACCAACCAATTTTTTAAAGCCTAGGAAGGACATCCCGAAGCCCACTAGGCAGGACAACACATAGAACAGATAGAAGCGCTTTTGATTGTTAGAGGTTAGTCGTTTGGCAAAAGCGTAGAACAAGCCCAGGGTGGTGTTAAAGATCATTCCGATGATGATTAAGGACATAATCGTGCCTAGTATCGGATGAATCTCATTAACGATAGTGAGCATAGGAACATCGTCGCCTGCAACTTTATCGGCAGAGCGGAACAACGCCAGCGCAGCAAACGTCAGCATAACTCCAAAGACCAGGCCTCCGAGCAAACCTCCCAGGCCTGCTGCATGAGTGTCAAAGCTGTTGCCACCAATGATTATGGCCATGGAGACACCCATCATAAGAGCCAGGCCAACGTAGTTCAGAGCGGACAAAGTCCAATGCGGTGTAGCTCCATTAATAGTGGAAGCAGCCGCATTGAGCGACTCTGTATCAGCATCGCTAGTAGCCAGCGCGTAAACGATGGCTATGCCCGCAAAAATAATAATCAGCGGGGTGATTGCACCAATAACGTTGGTGATCTTATCGACGTCGAGAAGCCCAGCTAGCAGCACTAGCACCAGCATCAATACTGTTCCTACCCAGAGGGGAAGGCCAAACTGCTGGTTGAGGTTTGAGCCCGAACCCGCAAACATCACCACGCCTGTAGCAAACAGCGTAATAAGCACCGAAATATCGAGGATACGGGCAATAATAGGGTGAGAAATACTGGTGAGGACCGAACCGTGGTCATTAGCAAGGAAGTAACTCCCTAGCTGGATAGAGGCCATGCCGGTCAACGCCATAATCAGGCCAGCGAGCGCCGCACCTATAATGCCCATCGTTCCAAAGGCCACAAAGTACTGGAGTACTTCCTGACCTGTGGCAAATCCAGCACCGATAACGATGCCAACAAAAGCCATAGCGATGGTGATTGATTTTTTGAGCATGGTGAAGTGCTCATTCCTTTCAACAATGATAAAAATTCCGCTCACATGCTATACGAGCATCGGAAATACATTCTTTGCGGGCACTTTGTGCGCGCAGCTATAGGAGGTGGCGAATCTTTGAGCCCTCGCCACCTCTTAACAATAGTTCTATGACGTTTTGGTGGCTTTGGCTGCTGGTGCGCGCTTTTTATCATGACGCACCTTGCGCTTTACCTGTGCGCGTCGCTTCTTCTCATGTTCGAGATGGATACGACGCTCGCGAGCAAGACGCGAAGCAAACCGCTGCTGTTCACGATAATCAAGATAGATTTCATCGTTTCGTAAATCCTTGAGGATCGCAAACATCAGAAGCACAATAACAATCAGGAATGGGCTAGCAGCGATGATCGTAATGTTTTGAAGATTACGCAAAACATCGTCGCCGCCGGTAACCAACATGGTCATTCCGATCAAGGCCACCAAGATGCCCCAGCACGCGGAAACATACTTATTGGCATCAGTCTGTCCGCTCTGGCTCATAGAGCCCATGACAGTAGAGGCAGAATCCGCAGAAGTAATAAAGAAAGTTGCTAGCAAGACCACTGCGATTATCCCAGCTATCTGCCCACCTGGAAGAGAATGCAACAAATCAAAAAGTTGGTATTCTGCGGAGCCATCCCCGTAGATAGATTTTCCCTGTTGTTCCAGATGGATGGCTGTACCACCAAAAATGGCAAACCATACGATGGACACTGCAGACGGGATGAGGGTAACGCCAAAAATAAACTCCCGGATTGTACGTCCTCGCGAAATACGAGCTAAGAACATTCCTACAAAGGGACTCCAGGAAATCCACCATGACCAGTAGAAGATGGTCCATGAGCCTAACCACTCGCCCGCTGTGCCGTCAGCCGATTCTGCGGTGCGCCCAATCATCTCAAAGAAGTTAGACAAATAAGCACCGATTGATCCAGGAATCAGATTGAGGATCGTTACAGTCGGACCAAGTACAAATACAAAGAGGGCTACTAAAGCGGCCAACACCATGTTTGCGTTGGAGATATATTGAATTCCCTTGCCCACACCAGACATAGCAGAAAGCAAATATGCCAAGGTGAGTACGGAAACAATAGCGATAATAGTGCTCATACCGGGATTGGTAATGATTCCCGCGGCATCTAATCCAGCGCTAATTTGTGTCGCACCAATTCCTAGGGAACAAGCAGTACCAAAGATAGTAGCGATAATCGCCAAGATATCTACGATTCTTCCAACCCAGCCCTTTGCGCCCTTTTCCCCAATCAACGGGGTGAAAGCAGAGCTCAGCAGTTGCCTACGCCCGAGTCGGAATGTGCTGTAAGCAATTGCCAGGCCAAAAATGCCATAGATAGCCCAGGGGTGCAAAGTCCAGTGCAACAGCGTGGTGCTCATGGCATGGCCTACATGGCGTGGCTCATGATTTGGAACACCGTTGAGATAATTCCCCAAAGGCTCCGAAGCCCCGTAGAACATCAGACCGATCCCCATGCCCGCAGCAAACATCATGGCTATCCATGAAACGGTTGAGAATTCTGGGGCTTCATCATTACGACCGAGCTTGATCGTGCCAAAGTTGCTAACTGCGATCACTATGGCAAAAACAA
This genomic window contains:
- the metG gene encoding methionine--tRNA ligase, encoding MTNRVLVSVAWPYANGPRHIGHVAGFGVPSDVFARYQRMAGADVLMVSGTDEHGTPLLVQADKEGVSVKELADRYNRQIVEDLAGLGLSYDLFTRTTTRNHYSVVQELFKGLYENGYMIKETTMGAVSPSTGRTLPDRYIEGTCPICGADGARGDQCDNCGNQLDPADLINPVSKINGETPQFIETEHFLLDLSALADALADWLKERQDWRPNVLKFSLNLLEDLRPRAMSRDIDWGIPIPVEGWEDNGAKKLYVWFDAVVGYLSASIEWAYRIGKPDAWKEWWTDPAASSYYFMGKDNITFHSQIWPAELLGYQGKGARAGKLHTFGELNLPTEVVSSEFLTMSGSKFSSSKGIVIYVKDFLREFGPDPLRYFIAVAGPENNDTDFTWDEFVRRVNNELANGWGNLVNRTVSMAYKNFGEVPTPGELTESDQRILKLSAEAFEVVGDALAHSRFKQGITHAMHVVGEANAYIAEQEPWKLAKDETQRERLATVLWTALQVVSDCNVLLTPYLPHISQQVHETLGRDGVWAAKPQIIEVADDMHVEPVGVGVPASGQTYPVIMGDYASQQARWARIDAIPGTSLSKPKPLIAKLDPELGETGPEWAPITR
- the rsmI gene encoding 16S rRNA (cytidine(1402)-2'-O)-methyltransferase; translated protein: MSIEEPTSQIVSSASAIWDALAPLPRGIIVVATPLGNIGDASFRLIQALAQGDVIAAEDTRRTRALAAALGVEISGKVVSNFDHNESERAHYLVDLARTQSVVVITDAGMPIVSDPGFPLVEAAHEAGVPVTCFPGPSAVPTALALSGLHVGHFAFDGFAPRKQGQRRAWLESLKNEKRSVCFFESPHRIADTLAAAAEILGDHRRAAVTRELTKTYEEVKRGGLRELAQWASAGVKGEISVVIEGARHIEVRDVRELVDPVENLVCAGRRLKEASAVVAQEHGVSKKELYDAVLESRGRA
- a CDS encoding BCCT family transporter — translated: MTDSEHFDPKDSAADLGSAQGSASILAQGTDPEETSGASVDPSDSSITADSSDKNHNAADSTTEIVGSGNGKENAPSSVGATSATAQLAAMISGEDKIRAVSNLPEEKITFEGEDSEARIDWKVTIPAFVGVLAVVLWGIFGTSSFSTFASDALSFVVSDFGWAFIFFTTVFLVFAIVIAVSNFGTIKLGRNDEAPEFSTVSWIAMMFAAGMGIGLMFYGASEPLGNYLNGVPNHEPRHVGHAMSTTLLHWTLHPWAIYGIFGLAIAYSTFRLGRRQLLSSAFTPLIGEKGAKGWVGRIVDILAIIATIFGTACSLGIGATQISAGLDAAGIITNPGMSTIIAIVSVLTLAYLLSAMSGVGKGIQYISNANMVLAALVALFVFVLGPTVTILNLIPGSIGAYLSNFFEMIGRTAESADGTAGEWLGSWTIFYWSWWISWSPFVGMFLARISRGRTIREFIFGVTLIPSAVSIVWFAIFGGTAIHLEQQGKSIYGDGSAEYQLFDLLHSLPGGQIAGIIAVVLLATFFITSADSASTVMGSMSQSGQTDANKYVSACWGILVALIGMTMLVTGGDDVLRNLQNITIIAASPFLIVIVLLMFAILKDLRNDEIYLDYREQQRFASRLARERRIHLEHEKKRRAQVKRKVRHDKKRAPAAKATKTS
- a CDS encoding YkvI family membrane protein yields the protein MLKKSITIAMAFVGIVIGAGFATGQEVLQYFVAFGTMGIIGAALAGLIMALTGMASIQLGSYFLANDHGSVLTSISHPIIARILDISVLITLFATGVVMFAGSGSNLNQQFGLPLWVGTVLMLVLVLLAGLLDVDKITNVIGAITPLIIIFAGIAIVYALATSDADTESLNAAASTINGATPHWTLSALNYVGLALMMGVSMAIIIGGNSFDTHAAGLGGLLGGLVFGVMLTFAALALFRSADKVAGDDVPMLTIVNEIHPILGTIMSLIIIGMIFNTTLGLFYAFAKRLTSNNQKRFYLFYVLSCLVGFGMSFLGFKKLVGLVYPTLGYLGILLVVVVAGAWIRGFAKIREERERREKIHDLFRRKLDPTQRFSSKQARLLDRYTTESNLEREELTESLRDEFVDESIPDAEISAEKLFEENNEFSYQPVEFTDSTISVEESTLGLPSHARPMSELEDLSTFHDPESEKDEEPQTEPVKGIEEEVAEAPMESAVAEVPQVDPIVTTPKKLPTV